The Archocentrus centrarchus isolate MPI-CPG fArcCen1 chromosome 5, fArcCen1, whole genome shotgun sequence genome contains the following window.
ATGCTTTTGATAGCCATCAataagcttctggcataattctggttgACCACTCCTGGCACACAGCCAGCctttaagcatagtccacaaattttcaatagggttgaggtcagggcgtTGGAAAGGGCATTCCTGAAGCTTAATGTCAGCCTGCTTTATCATTCCGATGTATGTTTTGATGTatgtttgggattattgtcaaccagttgtgtccaagtttcaaccatctgatttgaggtgaagttgaagaatttgaaggtactcctccttcattattctATCCACTTtttgcaatgtaccagtacaactggcagcaaaacagccccagagcgtgatactgccaccaccatgcttgacagctggtacaaTGTTTTTAGGTTTGCAAGCCCCACCTTTACTCCTTGAAGCAtatctcttgtcattgtggccaaatagctcagtcTTTGTCTTCCCTGACCATAAAACCTTTCCCATAGAAGGCATTTGACTTGTCCATGCAGGccgctgcaaatttcagtcaaactcaaaggtgtcaattttggaacaggggcttctttctttctgtggacAGTAACGCTgatgttccagcagtttccagacaaccttgagccttggtggttcctggattgttcctgaacatcctaactaatttactttcatctgagggtgacactttgggtcttcttccagaccatGTTAAAGTAgtgacacatccaaataacttgTATTTATGTGCAATTGTTTCAACTGATGAtcctggaatctgcagttgtttagaccttcccaacttgtgcaAATCTACAACTCTCCATTTTAGATCTTTGCCAAATTTCTTTGGACTTTctcattgttctgagtattggtcagtccaatgagtgctgtcaaacaaatgctttttatggctggcaaagagaaactacaagTTGTAGTCAATTATaatcactaatgagaagttaataggccttaGCCTCGGCAAGTTAATAGacactgtagaaccttcagcatcacttattaaaatatttaagattATAAGATATAAGATTTGCACTAACCACAGCAGTATTTTTATGTTGATTCACATATTATAGGGATTGATTTCAGAGCTTTGTATAAGCCGTCATTTAGTAAAGAATTTCTCTTCAACTCTGTGCCTTATCTCATTGTCCTTTCTCATAGATAAGCCCCACAAtcccatggtgaatcctggagCCATAGTGATCAGCTCTCTTATCAAGGTAGACAGATATGTCCTAGCTGAGTCAGCACGTACAGTTTATCACTCTCTTTTCAGTAAAAGACAGTGACAGTGACAGAGAAAGGTTAGAGGCAGACCTtgtatatttttcaaaaatatataaattgtgtcagcttttaatattttgtgAAGACAGCAAGGTTGGTCATGGAATTAACTGTGCTGTACTTTAAATGTGGAAGGCTTAGGAGAAAAATATTGTTTGTGATAGAAATTACAATAgtgtaaaatgtatttaggaTTTAATGTATACTCATTTATGTATCACTAACAGACAGTTGTTACCAATTTCTTAACTTCCTGTTGCACTGAAAAATTTAGTCAGTGGCATATTTTAAATAAGAGCTTAATTTTGAACCATAATATGCACTAACTGTGTTGACCTTGCTGTTGAGTAATGGTAATTTATAGCTGTTCTCATAAAAGTGTAGCAGCAAGTTGTgcatgcattttaaaaacaaccaAATGCATGAGATGTTTTGTTGCCTGAAAATGACTCATTTTCTTTAGCATATTTAAGGTTGGCCTCAAAACTGGACTACCTGGTTTCATTACCTGCTCTTCTCTTGATGCTCCAGCTGATAATGAGATACTAAATTATGCAATCAGTaacacattcttttttttaacactgtgtAATTAGTTCCAGCTCCTGAATGTGGGAACTGAGTGAATGTGGCAATTACAATCAGTATGTTTTTACACAAGCAAACGACTCTTCTTGTTTTCAGCCTCACTCGAATAAGGCAGAAAAGTTTGACTATGTAAGTGATGTGCCTCCagtttttcttctctgtttaGACCCTGAATTCAAAATGTTGGATGATTACTTCAGTGCTCAGAGGTATGCTGAGAAGCACataagctttatttatttatttatttttaaccaggTTATGGAGTTTGTGAAAAAGATGGCTGGCCAAGAGTATGTAGGATTCAGCAACGCCACGTGAGTGCACTTTAAAATAGAGTAGGAGTATTTTACTTGTTGTCTGTTCAGCACATACATAAGTGAAAAGAGTTACCGTGTTAGGGAATTTGTCCACTACCTGTTGCATTATTGAGATTTTTATATTGATCTCCTCGACTTCTTTGTCTCAGGTTCCAGTCAGAAAAAGAAACGGGCGACAGAAATTTTGCAATCGGATACTACATGAAAGAAAAGAAGGTCAGGTTCAGAACATTCAGAACTGTGTTAAcaactcctgtgtgtgtgtgtgtgtgtgtgtgtgtgtgtgtgtgtgtgtgtgtgtgtgtgtgtgtgtgtgtgtgtgtgtgtgtgtgtgtgtgtgtgcgtgcacgtgcGCGTGCgtacgtgtgtctgtgtgtgtttcatggcAGCAGTTCTAGAAAAATGAAGTCTAACAGTTCAGTTCATGCACTTGCATATATGATGAAATTGTAAAAGATGaaaaagccatttccaaagcccAAACAGCTGTGTGTAAACACTTACTGTAAACTTGATAGTATTtggcttttattcatttaaatttaagaCAGTCACTTAATTCTGAAAGTAGGCTCTCACTGACTGAGGTTTGCAGACAGGTTACCACTAACTACTGATGTTAATCTGTCTGCCATTTGAAGCATGCTGGCTTCAGTGCCGAGACACAACTTCTACATGAATTACCATTCCTGGTTTGCGACACACTGTTTTACCACTGCTTAGCTAGCAGTTGGTGAGTATTTGTAGATGACTATAAAAAGCTACAGGCAGCCGCGGCAATCTACTAGCAACTAAAGCTGTCATtaagaggtttttggtgcagcaccttctttacAACCAATTTGACCCAGTGACAGCTAGAAACCTCCAGGAATGTCTGGGAATATAAATTTTTTCCATAGCAACCAATTATTGCGTCACATCCAGTGTGGTGGACAATGTTAAGCACTGTTTGCATGAGAAACCTCGGGTGAGAAGGAAACTCTAATATTTTGAAAATCTAAATACTGTATTGGTATTTTAACCTATTATAGAAATGTATATTTTGATCAGGAACTCAGAAAGGTCACATTCCACAGTTcggtttttatatttaattttcatgAAACCAAACTGCCTTTTCATCAAGTTTCAGATAAATCCCCTGCTCACTTCAGTCAGTCAGATAGTCATGATGATAATATTTCATTCACCAGTGTTTCCCCCCGGGAGCGGATATGATCGATGCGCTTGACTTCTACTTCCAGGTAAAATGTTAAACATCagtagttttttgttgtttttttacagccctttatttatgaaaatatattCAGTAGTTTCAGTAATAAACTGACTTGCTTTTCCTCTCAGCTTTGCTCCATTGAGGTAACCTGTGAGTCGGGAAGCATCATGGCTGCCACTCTGGCCAATGGAGGGATTTGTCCAATTACAGGCGAGCGCATCCTGAGTGCTGAGGCGGTGCGAAACACCCTGAGCCTCATGCACTCCTGTGGCATGTATGACTTCTCCGGCCAGATGGCTTTTCATGTGAGTAACCGCAGGATGTGATAGAACAAGTGCACCACTCTGTctcaacaaaaataacaatcaTCTGATTACCTGCAACAAATCACACATTCAGGCTCTTGGTCTCACCTCACAGGTGGGCTTGCCTGCAAAATCAGGTGTCTCTGGTGCAATTCTGTTGGTGATCCCTAATGTGATGGGAGTGATGTGCTGGTCTCCACCACTGGACAGGGTTGGAAACAGTGTCCGGGGAATACACTTCTGTcaagcaagaaaaaaatcttttgttttattatatttagattgattatgtttctttttttaagttaatgttttaatgtgaaTCTTTAATGTAATTATGAGATCAAATCATTCTGATGGCTTTTGTAATATTTGTCAGCGCCAGTCTCTTTTGTTTAAATTGGCTGTAAAGTCTTAGTGGCTTTAATTTTTGAGAGTGATGATGATTATAGCAATAACCAGCTTTGTTTGACAAGTGAGTTTCAATTAATAGACTGCAGACATCCTTCCAAAGCGAGAAACCTGAAAGTCTTGATTCACACCATTAATATTTCCCAGAATGTCTCTCAAGTTGCCTTACAGAGAGCAAAATGACTAGTAAACCAGAATTATTCTGTGGCTCATAAAATCTGTGTCTTATAATCTTGCAgcctttaattaatttattttcttgcaTTAAAACAGAATCAGGGATTTCTGCCCTAAAGATTATAcaattctctgttttttttttttaatatttaatttttttaggagCTTGTGTCAGTGTTCAATTTCCACAATTATGACAACTTGAGTCACTTAGTAAAGAAACAGGACCCTCGCAGGCAGGATGGAGAAGACAGGGTGAGTTGCTTCTGTTCTTCTACTCTGTCAAATATGTTGTGAGCCTCCATGGTCATGGTTCTCTAATATTTTTGCAGAACAGGTCTGTTTTCAACTTGTTGTTTGCTGCCTACAGTGGAGATGTATCGGCCCTGAGAAGGTAGGTAATCGAAAGCCCTGAATTTGTCTATAAAATATCCTTCACAATATCTACATCAGGCATGGGAACAAATTAAATGAAGAATATATGCTAGTGGTAAGATGAAGCGAACATTTTCAGTGCTGTGTGGCATGAATTTATAAGTTGTTTGAAGTTTCTGATTCACATCACTTTCACTCTCACCAAACCACAAAAGGACCTTTCAGgcctgatacagaaacaaaGGCATTTGGTTTCTCCTCCTATTAttgagcattttttaaaaatatgtcacAATTTGAGCATCTGTATTCACTGTttcatgaatttaaaaaacatatagCATATTTACATAGTGCACACTTAGGATTATAACATCTGTTATAAGTTATAAAACCTGTTAGTTTTTATTTGATAACTCATGTAGAGTGAGAAGAGAAAGGATGCATGAAATTCAGCAAAGGTCATCCAGCTGGAAATGAGgagattaaattaaaaacaacagcttttATAGAATATAACTTATTTTTCTTGTACTGTATTATCTatactgtttgttgtgttttgttatgaAAATAACAAAGCACTGGTGACTAGTGGCTataataatgaatgaatgaatgaagttttattgccatgtgggtgaacaagttcacacattggaaattgcagttacagaacaccatccaagaatacacaaacacaacacacatagggggatatgtgtcctcgggtcatgcagccgtttacttgcagcgctacctttggcaggaggagaaaacaacacatcatggggaagttaggttaaaaaaaaagtcatctggtacagtgctcaaaagagcactataccagggtccaaaaaaaccaccttagcaaagcatttgcacatgtaaagcaaggacagcggcggtaggtgaggtcaggtcaggaggggatgcagacggagacgagaggtgggggcattgtggagccagatgccaggatccagccaaaacagttcgctgatagtggtggaatttcatcagcggccgtgatacaccagacccagcttcacaaatcacaacgcagAGTGGGGgaaagagcagccgcacacagagccctggagagagatatggttgccaacccaaggccggcaggggagccgaattcctgataacaaatgttttggaaagccgaatatgtaggcgtcttccacgtcttccactccaagggccgagaagcacacaggtctccacgagctccaagagtcgatgacgtatccaaccgggtctgttccactcggacacgcaggctcccctgtcccggatctcatagtggaaaaaattcgatcaatcatggagaatgcccagtttgccagatccatggttcaatcttgttcttattcggacagtgtgtaaaagacgctctcacagcaagcagcaagcggagagatggggagggcagggagagagagatagtgcgactgtctccgacaagagcaggaagagtgGAGTGGTTTACGCGTTTGTCCAACAAGGGAATCAAACATCTACCCGCTGTAGTGACCTGCCTTTGGGAGAAGCCCAAATCGGTTTTAACAAAGTGACTGagtgattttcatttttcagatttGCACTTTCTTCCATGGATATGGACCTCAAAGACCATGATTCTCGAACAGCACTGCATGTTGCAGCAGCTGAGGGTGAGCTTCACCTGTTCAGATTGTCCTGATATTTCAATTATTccatattttgttattttgattgattgattgattgattgatgacTCAGCTCCCTGATATTtcttaatgttttaattttccTGAGTCACAATTGCACAACAGTAAAAATACATCCAATTAGCATTCCCAAAGAAGTTAGAACTGATGAGCAACTATCCTATAGTTACCTCAACGTGCCTCTTATAAACAGACAAGTGTACCTTCAGAGTAGGGGTGCTGTACCTACTGCAGCCCCTCAATCCCTCATTTACAAAAGACATGAGCCTACCAAGTTACTTTGAAATACAgatggatggtggatggatggatgatttttcTTCTAGTATTATTAGAGTATCATTAGAGCATTGAAAAGTAAAACTAGGCCCCTGGGCTTTTCTATGGAAGTTTGTTTCCGGCAAGTCGAAATTTCAAATTAGCTCGGCCAATCACtgacctctcatttctttattttttgcaaggaaaatatatgcagcaatttattgaaatatctGCAAAAACTCATGGAAATAatgtatataaggcaaaaacagtttgtacattTTCAATAAGCTTGAAAGCCAATATTTGAATGAATGATCTttgttgtcattatacataATACAGTGAAATTCAGTTTAGTTCCCCttaagataaaaaaacaataaataaatagaatgaataaaaataagtaagaataaaaataaatttagcaGCACcaacagaggagaaaaacagcagcattgtACACAATTTAGCCAGTTTAAAGCATCGTTagtcagaaaaatgaataaaagtggttatttggTATGAACGCGTTTATATTCTTCAACACATCCTGAACTTTCTTTCTtgcaatttctttaagtagccttcaggaatagttctccaggcttcttgaaataagccaacatccaaagttcttctttggatgttggctgcttttcgTTCTGCTCTctctcaagatgatcccacactgcttcaataatgttgaggtctgggctctggggtgGACTTACACTGTTCCATTGTGTCTTTTTCTATCCAtgtttgcttttactgcattagcagtATGCTTGGGATAATTGTCATCCTGGAAACTGAAGCTCTTGCCAATCAGAAGCTTTCCAAATGGCATTGTGTGGTGAATCAAAATCtaatggtacttttctgcaatcATAATTCTatcaattttaacaagatcCGCAATGCCACTGGTCGAAATCCAGCCCAAAACCaagacagagcctccaccgtgttttgcAGGTGTCTGTAGatgctcactgttgtacctctctcctgacctccaaaCATGCTGATGCCAATTTGtaccaaaaattttaaatttggcttCATCACTCTATAAGGCCATTGATTTTCAGTTCTTTTGTATACCTCACCATACCTAAATTTTTTCTACCCTGTTTCGCTTCCACTGAGACCGTTTCTGATGGGGCTTCAGTGAGCAGTAGATGGGTCAACTGAACGTCACatgtatctctcaggtcctccgtcaggtctttgctggatatttttcctgtttcataaggacatgactttcagatactgttcatctgctgcctaaagatacaatttaaaagttGACTTTTGTGTGTAGATAAAagactggttcatcccttaagTTTGGTACCTTTTTTATAATTGATTGATTCACGAGTTAGTCTTAAGTGACTTAACGTTGCCTTACAACAGCACCTAGCTTAAGTGATTATCTAACATCTAACTAACCGTGACTTTAACCTGATCAATATAAATTTAAACTTCAGCTGCAACCCAGAAGTTTGTCTCTGCATGTTCCAGAAACCTTGCTGTAATTCTAAGATTAAAAAACGATGCAGATTTCACTTGTAGTGATGATTGGTTGGTAGAGCAGACAAAAACAACCTTCATCACACACCCACTGCCTTATATCAATTTAAAAAAGGGCATCTGTAATAAAAACTCTGTTCATCAGTGAGTAATAGAAAAATACTTAAACTTGTTAAATTGTTTATCTTGATGCTCACAGCTGTAATTAGTGAAaagtttttactttgtttattctCGTGATTAACTACAGAGGTTCAGTACCTCTGGCTCACATTATACAAGCCACTAATGAACCAGCTCATAAACCCTTATGGAGTACCATATGGTAGATTATTTGTCTTCTGCTGCGATGTTAGTTTATTCACCACACAGATTTAATGCTCCGCTGCCACGACTACAGCAGTACCATTTTTCTTGAAAAGGGCCTTGCAAGCAAGTTATTTGTTTACAGGATAAACATGGAAGTAATAACACTTTTCTTCCAAACGGGAAAAGGCAAAGATTCCTAAATCTCAGTCTGAGCTGGATTGTAACGGAAGGACAGGATAATTACACGTTTCTTgttctttgtttgtatttttagcaGCTTTTTCCTCTCCATCCAGTGACGCTATTAGATGAATTTGTAAATATTGaatctttattattttctttattcttaGGTCACATGGACGTAGTAAAATTTCTCACTGAAACCTGCAAAGCTGATCCGTTTGTAGAAGACAGGTGAGATATACGtcttttaaataattatataatttaagTATAATCGTTTTAGTTACAGTAACTCATATTCAAATGTATATTATTCCATTCCATCTTTTGACAGTCTTATTGGGACTGCCTCGTTTTAGGGGGACATTTGTTAAAACCCCAGTTTGTGCACTCTTGAAAATTGTCCTCCATAATTTGATAAATTGTCTCTTCAACATTTGCAGGTGGGGTAACCTACCGGTCAATGATGCCATGCAGTTTGGGCATGATGAGGTGGTGAAGGTGCTCAAAGATTACCAGCAAGAGTGCAGGCAGCAGGAAAAGCAGCACAGTGAAGCAGTGCATTCCAAGAAGCTGGACACCATCGAAGGCATGGTGTGAAAATAAAGTTCTGAAATTGTAACATGTCGGGACATTTGTGCAGTTTGCTGAGCTTATATgaaagtcagtttttaggaCATGAGTGAGAGAGTAGAATATAACTTTCCTGGAGCTTTATAAAGGAGGtgggtgatttttatttttctatagtAGTCATTAGgtgaatgttttattgtttaacaGTTCAATAACCCTAGGTATATTTTTGAGGGTTGTTTGACTAATATCTTTGTCAAAGCACAATTGAGTACCATGTTACTCCAAATGAAGGCAAATTTATGTCACCAGAGTTTAAATGACATGAGTTCCAGCAGCAGGTGACAGGCTAGCAAAGGTTTTTGATGACAGGAAAATGGAGGgtggtttgtgtttctgtttttaaatcataaccctaacaaaatatttttggtcGTTCTTTTTGTGGCTGGTCTGACTCTGAAAGATTGCAGCGGTATGCTGGTCCTTTTCTCCCATTCAGACTGCCTACCAAATGAGTCTCTGGGTGGTGTTTTATGATATTATGCCTcagaatacataaaaaaaataaaaaataatgttccAAAAAGTTAATGATGTGAAAGGTTTGACATTAAATCCATGCCACCCATGgcttgattttgttttgattttattaagTTAGTCAGTGCTTCATAGTATGAgaaatttaatattaaatattaggCAGCATCCTAATCAACAAAGTGTGAATACATAATGAAGCAGCAGGAGCATGGGTTTAGCATAATTAAGACATTTTAAGGAAAGCAAATGGAACAAATAATGTAATAAGAAACACTGAACTGTAGCTGCAAAAGATATGCTGAGCCAGGTCTAGATTATTTTAAGACTGCCCCTTATCTGGCCAATGCTTTATCTATAATCAGCATTGATTGTTCCTTTAGTTTCAGGCAGATGATACAGTGGGCTGTGGCCACAGTGCACATatgcttcagtttttgttgaCTCCATCAGATGGCACTATGTGTCTACCGAACATGTGTCTGTGAGCTGTCTTTAAACTGGTTAGCCTTCAGTATCAGTTGTACTGAACAGCGTACCTTAGATCCGTGGAGGAAAGAGCACTACTGAGCAATAAAAAGCTTTATATGAGGCTAACCTGACATTCAGAGAGACTCCTGCCGCTTGAAGAGACCCTAGTAGTcctaaaaaaaatcctcaaatcTATTCTAaagaaacaatcagaaacagatatTATGGTGGATATTCAACCCAGTAATTTCTACGCATTGTTCTTTAAACCACTATGCTCCCTCCATTTAGGAAAATGAGCATGCATCACAAATCAATCCAGCATTTTTAATGATTAAAGAAGAAAATCTACTCCCCACTGTCCAATTGATTAGGTGCAGCTGCTGATTGGAGTTGAACAGTTTACTGTGTGCAGATTAGCACTCTTCGTTTTCTCAAAAGCATTCGATAAAATCGACCATTTGTTGGCAGTCACTACCTTGTGGAAGCTTGAGGTTTTCTCTGCCTTAAGAAGACAGCTGGTGAGGTATCAGTGCGTGTCTTCTGAAAGGGAAACACATTTGTATTGCTTTCCACAATAATTACAATTTTGCACTCATTTTGGCAGTTGATGGCTCAATTAAATTGAACCTGCTTTTCAGTGTGGTAGATaggtgcttatttttttttttttatttgaactttttggcaTGAATGAGATTTaatgaaagcagaaatataaaaattGACATTATTGAACTGGCACTGGAATTACTTGAATCCCAGAAGGATTTTAGGATTTTCTGCTGCTACTTTGAAGACAAGAGGTTGTTCTACCGTTCAGCCGTTGTTGCCTTCTAGAGATTAGATTTCTGAAAATGTGCTTCCGGCAATGAGACTAAGGGTGGCAATAGCAAAATATCTGAACTATTCAACTGCTATTAAATTTTTGCTTCTATACTCATGGCTCCAGTAGAATGATCCCTACTGGCTTTTGTGTTCCTCTTAATTTTCTTCTATTGTAACTTCAAGTCATGATTTCAATTTGTTCCCTTTTAGATTTCAAATCAAATTTACAATCAATCATCACAGTGAAACTGCCAGTATTTCAACATCAGCTGCATTTTGTGTCTAGTATTAAATTGCAGATCTTGGCATGGTTAACCTATACCTGCTGGACTATCACTGTATACGTAGGCAGTTGTCTGCTATTTTGTATTGCCTTCATTCCCTGAAACTAGTCATAGTTTAATTATCTATATAGAGTTCTGTATAGCAATTTAGGGGAGGTTGTTGTGAAACAGACATCTGAGTCGAACAGAAAAATGCCAACAAGTGTGTTTGTTGTAACAGCATAAAACTAACACTCCATTCAGTAAAATGACTCATGACAACATTAGACAAAGATTGTATTCACAGTAGCTTACCCCTGGCAGCGTGTTAAATTGAGAGGTGAACATTCTTCATCGCAAGAACGTGATTAATCAAGCACAAAAAATGATGAATACATGTAATTAGCAAAGTGTTTCTCATTAATGTGGGGAACATAACCATCTTACAAATACACTGACCTTTTGAATTAGCTCCACCGGCTGAGAAAGTGGTTAAAAAATTTTGTTATGCATTAATTCTGTGTTGATTAACTTGTGTAATAACCTCTAATATGTTTGGTAATCTTGTCCGGATATCTCGAAGTGATAGACAGAGATTATTAAATATTCACAGAAGCactacagtgtttgtgttgaggAAATAAGAATTTATGGAATCTAAATCAagtttaaaacatgcaaaacaaaccaaaagttAATCAGTAACTTACCTTATCTATatatctctctctatatatatgtatttatttatatatatatataattttattctaAGCATCTTCACTGAAATCTGTTCGTCTGTTACAGTCATTGGTGAGTAAGGAAAAATACATTCACTTTAAactttttctgcagttttgaaTTACAGCACTTACACTCTACAGTATGTTAGAAAGGGacaatttccatccatccattctctcccgcttatccggggccgggtcgcaggggcaggagcctaagcaaagaagcccaggcttccctctccccagccacctcctccaggtcATCTGGAGGggccccaaggcgttcccaggccagccgagagatataatccctccagcgtgtcctgggtctaccacggggcctcctcccggtgggacatgcccggaacacctcacccaagaggcggccaggaggcatcctaatcagatgcccgagccacctcaactggctcctttcgatgtggaggagcagcggctctactctgagcccctcccggatggccgcactcctcaccttatctctaagggagaggccagccacccttcgaaggaaactcatttctgccgcttgtattcacgatcttattctttcagtcactacccaaagctcgtgaccataggtgagggtaggaacgtagattgaccggtaaatcgagaggtttgcttttacactaagctctctcttcaccacgacagaccggtgcagcgtccgcatcactgcagaagcagccccgatccgtctgtcgatctcccgctcccttctcccatcactcgtgaacaagaccccgagatacttgaactcctccacttggggcaagaacttgttcc
Protein-coding sequences here:
- the gls2b gene encoding glutaminase 2b isoform X1, whose product is MHCLKALRLSNSAPLIVKSTDVSKKIFIIQPECYFGTKSTTYSQRRPPSHLDHSHLKIVSSSLMHMHSKPSCSGVENMLFYTITEGKEQVPISYFTAALKKTGLHPSDPRLKDCMDNIRQAVKESVGEVMMDRDLFHRCVGGNIVLLIQAFRKKFIIPEFDVFVQKINEIYEKVQNQSDGKVADYIPQLAKFSPELWGVSLCTVDGQRHSVGHTKQPFCLQSCVKPLQYAIAVHESGTEKVHRYVGMEPSGLKFNVLSLDDEDKPHNPMVNPGAIVISSLIKPHSNKAEKFDYVMEFVKKMAGQEYVGFSNATFQSEKETGDRNFAIGYYMKEKKCFPPGADMIDALDFYFQLCSIEVTCESGSIMAATLANGGICPITGERILSAEAVRNTLSLMHSCGMYDFSGQMAFHVGLPAKSGVSGAILLVIPNVMGVMCWSPPLDRVGNSVRGIHFCQELVSVFNFHNYDNLSHLVKKQDPRRQDGEDRNRSVFNLLFAAYSGDVSALRRFALSSMDMDLKDHDSRTALHVAAAEGHMDVVKFLTETCKADPFVEDRWGNLPVNDAMQFGHDEVVKVLKDYQQECRQQEKQHSEAVHSKKLDTIEGMV
- the gls2b gene encoding glutaminase 2b isoform X2, which encodes MHCLKALRLSNSAPLIVKSTDVSKKIFIIQPECYFGTKSTTYSQRRPPSHLDHSHLKIVSSSLMHMHSKPSCSGVENMLFYTITEGKEQVPISYFTAALKKTGLHPSDPRLKDCMDNIRQAVKESVGEVMMDRDLFHRCVGGNIVLLIQAFRKKFIIPEFDVFVQKINEIYEKVQNQSDGKVADYIPQLAKFSPELWGVSLCTVDGQRHSVGHTKQPFCLQSCVKPLQYAIAVHESGTEKVHRYVGMEPSGLKFNVLSLDDEDKPHNPMVNPGAIVISSLIKPHSNKAEKFDYVMEFVKKMAGQEYVGFSNATFQSEKETGDRNFAIGYYMKEKKCFPPGADMIDALDFYFQLCSIEVTCESGSIMAATLANGGICPITGERILSAEAVRNTLSLMHSCGMYDFSGQMAFHVGLPAKSGVSGAILLVIPNVMGVMCWSPPLDRELVSVFNFHNYDNLSHLVKKQDPRRQDGEDRNRSVFNLLFAAYSGDVSALRRFALSSMDMDLKDHDSRTALHVAAAEGHMDVVKFLTETCKADPFVEDRWGNLPVNDAMQFGHDEVVKVLKDYQQECRQQEKQHSEAVHSKKLDTIEGMV